A window of the Aspergillus flavus chromosome 6, complete sequence genome harbors these coding sequences:
- a CDS encoding putative matrix metallo proteinase codes for MAPQDWKAPAVADADKPEEKKKIRAYLQSLGYLDISKSPDGGFSKAEDYAAIRKFQHFYGLKDVTGSYNEKTRQAMTEKRCGIPENNVLASFNTGPPKWNKRAIFWKLKNESQHLGYEDAKNQIEEAFAEWQKYFRYPQIKESEDEEEDISIEFTQTHHGDGYPFDGPGNVLAHAFFPLPSSGVPAGDMHFDEAEKWTTTFLRQVALHELGHSLGLSHSSDPNSVMWPWFNGKSKLERDDIARIQALYPDHTLGSTRNIRHNAWSNSVTHIARI; via the coding sequence ATGGCACCCCAAGACTGGAAGGCTCCAGCCGTTGCGGATGCCGATAAGccagaggaaaagaaaaaaatccGAGCATATTTACAGTCACTCGGATATCTGGATATTTCCAAAAGCCCCGATGGCGGATTCTCAAAGGCGGAGGATTATGCTGCCATCCGTAAGTTTCAACATTTCTACGGACTAAAAGATGTAACCGGGTCCTACAATGAGAAAACACGGCAGGCCATGACAGAAAAGCGCTGTGGTATCCCCGAAAACAATGTACTTGCAAGCTTCAACACCGGTCCTCCCAAGTGGAACAAACGGGCCATTTTTTGGAAACTGAAGAATGAGTCCCAGCACCTGGGATATGAGGATGCCAAAAATCAAATCGAAGAAGCTTTTGCTGAATGGCAGAAATACTTCCGATATCCCCAGATAAAGGAGtcggaagatgaggaagaagatatcaGTATTGAGTTTACTCAAACTCATCATGGAGATGGTTACCCATTTGACGGCCCTGGGAACGTGCTCGCCCATGCGTTCTTCCCACTTCCTAGCAGTGGCGTGCCGGCTGGTGATATGCATTTTGATGAAGCAGAAAAGTGGACCACCACATTCCTGCGACAGGTGGCTTTGCATGAACTCGGTCATTCACTTGGGCTTTCCCATTCTAGTGACCCCAATTCAGTCATGTGGCCTTGGTTCAACGGCAAGTCCAAGCTCGAACGTGACGATATTGCGCGGATCCAAGCTCTTTATCCTGACCATACCCTGGGCTCGACCAGAAATATTCGACATAATGCTTGGAGCAATAGCGTTACTCATATAGCGCGAATCTAA